A genomic segment from Treponema sp. J25 encodes:
- a CDS encoding SDR family oxidoreductase → MKVLITGANRGLGLALTHHFLQEGHQVFATYRSKGEDLAHLESLYQKNHQLRTISCDVAEEAQIKQAKKELEQWTDSIDILINNAAVHLEQGRPDIGALDFSVYLPTLAVNSVAPLMMVQHMLPLLQKGQGKTIISISSEAGSIGNCWREREYSYCMSKAALNMAMRILQNRLGKEGFRIRLIHPGWVQTDMGGKGASLSPAESARAVYQRIMETVEEGMPQTHPLYIDWEGKPLPW, encoded by the coding sequence ATGAAGGTACTTATCACTGGTGCGAATCGAGGGTTGGGACTTGCCCTTACCCATCACTTTTTACAAGAGGGCCATCAGGTCTTTGCCACCTATCGAAGCAAAGGGGAAGATCTCGCCCATCTTGAAAGCCTGTATCAAAAGAATCACCAGTTGAGAACGATCTCTTGCGACGTGGCAGAGGAAGCCCAGATTAAACAGGCAAAAAAAGAACTAGAACAGTGGACCGACTCAATAGATATCCTCATTAACAATGCGGCGGTGCATCTAGAACAGGGGCGCCCCGATATCGGGGCCCTTGATTTCTCGGTATATCTTCCTACCCTGGCGGTGAATTCGGTGGCCCCCCTCATGATGGTGCAACACATGCTTCCCCTTCTCCAGAAAGGGCAGGGGAAAACCATCATATCCATATCCTCCGAAGCAGGAAGCATCGGAAATTGCTGGCGGGAACGGGAATATTCCTACTGCATGTCCAAGGCGGCCCTGAACATGGCTATGCGGATTCTCCAGAACCGCCTGGGCAAAGAGGGGTTCCGAATTCGACTTATTCATCCCGGCTGGGTTCAAACCGATATGGGTGGGAAAGGAGCATCCCTTAGTCCTGCCGAATCTGCCCGGGCAGTATACCAACGCATCATGGAGACCGTAGAGGAAGGGATGCCACAAACACATCCCCTCTACATTGATTGGGAGGGAAAGCCCCTTCCATGGTAA
- a CDS encoding ThuA domain-containing protein, producing MVNILCLGGTDSPYHPFEVYHPFLERLIKEEGYTATYTEDMDALLPDALRDFSVVLCCVSGKGLSPLHERSLLEAMAGMQQDRYGPPKSFVGIHSASAAFLNSEAYHRMIGATFLAHPVAGPFSIQIQEPIHHISSDLVPFSLEDELYLLETHGPFRTLFYTTWEEFSVPLGWIKPYGLGRVFYFSPGHNPSTWEHPVVRTILQRALRWAARIP from the coding sequence ATGGTAAACATCCTGTGCCTTGGGGGAACCGATAGTCCCTACCATCCCTTCGAGGTATACCACCCATTCCTCGAGCGCCTTATAAAGGAAGAAGGGTATACCGCCACGTACACCGAGGATATGGACGCCCTTTTACCCGACGCACTCCGGGATTTTTCTGTGGTACTGTGCTGCGTATCAGGGAAAGGCCTTTCCCCCCTTCATGAACGGTCCCTGCTGGAAGCCATGGCGGGCATGCAACAAGACCGGTATGGGCCGCCAAAAAGCTTTGTAGGTATTCACAGTGCCAGTGCGGCCTTTTTGAACTCCGAGGCCTATCACAGAATGATCGGGGCTACCTTCCTTGCCCATCCTGTGGCTGGGCCCTTTTCTATCCAGATTCAAGAACCTATCCACCACATCAGTAGCGATTTAGTTCCCTTTTCGCTAGAAGATGAGTTATACCTTCTGGAAACCCACGGACCTTTCCGGACTTTGTTTTATACCACCTGGGAAGAGTTTTCGGTCCCCCTTGGCTGGATAAAACCCTACGGGCTTGGAAGGGTGTTTTATTTTTCCCCCGGTCACAATCCCAGCACCTGGGAACATCCTGTAGTCCGCACCATCCTCCAGCGGGCCCTCCGCTGGGCCGCAAGAATACCGTAA
- a CDS encoding methylated-DNA--[protein]-cysteine S-methyltransferase, with the protein MAEKERETLWCLAFLPEHELGQKAMAYEGIFKIPLGVPLRKETSPLLSMATQQIEEYFKGLRRDFSLPLAVFSSDLRLGTPFQQKVWQTLLQIPYGSTCSYGELAERLGLSRGYARAVGNACGANPLPLVIPCHRVIGTEGALGGYSGGIEKKRWLLTLEGTGKAGF; encoded by the coding sequence GTGGCAGAAAAAGAACGGGAAACCCTATGGTGTCTTGCGTTCCTTCCGGAACATGAATTGGGACAAAAGGCGATGGCCTATGAAGGGATTTTTAAAATCCCTCTCGGGGTTCCCCTTCGTAAAGAAACGAGTCCCCTCCTTTCTATGGCAACCCAGCAAATAGAGGAATATTTTAAGGGACTTCGAAGGGATTTTTCTCTCCCCCTGGCAGTTTTTTCTTCTGATCTCCGACTGGGAACTCCCTTCCAACAGAAGGTATGGCAGACTTTGCTCCAGATTCCCTATGGAAGTACCTGCTCGTACGGGGAACTAGCGGAACGGCTTGGCCTTTCTCGAGGGTATGCCCGGGCGGTAGGGAATGCGTGTGGTGCGAATCCCCTCCCCCTGGTGATTCCCTGTCATCGAGTAATAGGTACCGAAGGAGCCCTGGGTGGTTATTCCGGTGGAATAGAAAAAAAACGATGGCTTCTTACCCTTGAGGGGACAGGAAAAGCGGGCTTCTAA